In Labrus bergylta chromosome 5, fLabBer1.1, whole genome shotgun sequence, the genomic window AACCCCAAAGGGAAAATCCTCATGCTATTGATTGTCCTTTTAATAAACAAATTATCCGTTAATTAATTAGTAGCATATATCATATGTGGGATTCATTTCGTCTTCACACCGATATAAGGGCTGAATCatatacaaaacagtaaaagctGCAGGTTTCTTGAACACTGTCTCTCGTGATTATTGTCCAACCTGCAGGCCTACTCGATAAGTTAATGCTGTATTAGCATGCATTGTAATCTCCACACGCGGACTAAGACTTGATATCAACTTTACACAATCTGTCTTCGATattaatatttgtttaaattgtcAATTAAACAGAAATCGTTATATACCCATGTTGCATTATGATTATGATCATCTTCAAACTGGTGTCCTATAACTCGCAAAGTCATCTGCAGGAAAACCTCTGTCCTTTCAGGTCCttattttcttccattttgCATATTAATCAATGCTGGACATGTGCAGTTTTGCATGCAACTTTGGTTCAGTGCAGGCACCCAGAAGACAAACCctgggaggaggtggagctATAACGAGACTCATAAAACCCAAAGCTTATTCCTCAACTCACTGCCAAGGTGACGCGCACAGCGGCTGACAAATAGCTCCTTACCTCCGCTGCTGAGACACAGTAAAGGGGGGGGCATGAACACGGCCGGGATCGAATCTTTTGTTTCTACGATTCTACTCTCGGATCCAGATCTCTTCACGCCAAAGAAGCGCATCCAAACGAGAGACGTCTAATGCGTAAAACCCCCAAAAGACGCACAGACGCGCAGAGAAATCGGCGACCTGTACCTGAAACTTTGCTCGTCCAAAAGGATAACTTGCTTCACAGTCGTGATCTCCGGACTAGAGAGGCACTACAGCGGGAATATGACATTTGGTTTGGGCCACTGAAGGAGAGTTGGTCGGTGTTCGCGCTTGGTGTCCGTTGAAGTGACCGCAAAACCACATTATGCAGCATCATTTGGACATGGGAGCGCATTATTATCCTCCGGAAGTTTATCCCGACCACAGGACTCATCGCTACAGGAGTTTCATGATAGAGGAGATCCTGACTGATCACCCGGAGCACAAAGTATCGGCTCCGGCCGGAGAGTTTCTTAAATTCGGGGTACATGCGCTCCTGTCCACGCGGCCTTTCCATAACCAACTAggtaagaaaacaaatgttttgagTTGCCTGCAGGggaaaaattaaaatcatgtaACCTATACTATTATAATGGACTGATAATTTGAATGTTTACTTTCGATGGAAAAtagttatcattttaaaaaatatgacaGCATGTCGTCTGCTCCTGACCCAAACTGTTCTAATGGGTAAATAATATCGCTTTTGTACAGGAAGGATATTTTAGACACGACTCACGATTTACAAAAATAAGCAGACATGTCATAGGCCTATCttcgagtaaaaaaaaaaaaaaaatagtaataagaaaaacactttaagGCTGtattgaaacaaacaaataaatatatgcaggttttttttttttatttcttccgCAAAATTAGAATTCATGTCTTGTTGATTCGCTCCAAAGTAGCCCTCCGgtttaagaaaaaataagacACAAGAGCGACATGTTTTGCTAAAATAAGTCACACTCTACTCTAAGAAATATTATCCGgccaatgttgttttttttattttcattttttttaatgcaaccCAGGACTTCATGAAAGACTTGATTTACTGCCGCTGTCATAAATATTTTTGGTCCCATTGTAAACTATGATTTCAGCATATTTAATGAAGATTAGACTACTTCAGAACATATAATAGCCTACTTAATGTGCGTTGTaaatcacatcatttttttttgattgtgaCTCAAATCAGGTGGAACATCAATCCAAAAACGCAACAGTAGCCTAACGCAGATATAAAATAAGAGCCTTTAggctttgataaaaaaaatctaaccaTATAGGCCTGAGGGTTTTCTCCTATCGCGTTGATAAGGCCCAATTGATGCTGCTGTTTCATATCAGTCAGCATTGCGTTATAAATGCGTGATGACTTTTTCCCTGTTCTATCAGCATTATAGTTTAAGCATGACTCCCCGTTTAGCCACTGGCCTGAACTTTGACTTAAGAGACTTTAGATAGATAATAATTGGTGAACCATAGGGTCAGTTACTTCTCCCATCAAACAAATCCTATGATCCTAATCAAATGTGCTTGCAGCTGCTTCATGGAGGCTACCTGCTGCTCCCCGGGAGCAAAGAACCTAGTGTGCGTCTTATTTACTCCATAAACAAGCCTCAACATGCTGAAAACCACCTGATCTGAGTTCCTATAACAAAACCAAAacgtttgtgtcttttttttgttcgtCCTCTGTCAATTCAGTGCTAAAAGCGGACCAGACGAGCCTCTTGAAGTTTCCCATCTCCCCGCTGTCCTGCTCCCTGAGCTCCCCGCTCGGCTCCCCGCTGCTGTCCGCGGCTCAGGGCCTGCAGATCGGCGCGGCGTCCCACCACCTGCCGCTGGACCTGCACCTCCGCGGGAAGCTGGAGCACGGCGCCGACGGGGGCAGCAAGACCAAGAAGGGCCGCCGGAGCCGCACCGTGTTCACCGAGCTGCAGCTCATGGGCCTGGAGAAACGCTTCGAGAAGCAGAAGTATCTCTccacacctgacaggtgagttATCCGACATGAACAACGGATTTATGGCCTTAGGGCTCGtgtgtgacttaaaaaaaaaacctttttttcttcttgcaggcctatactttattttcaaaattgtACATTAACAATAATTT contains:
- the barx1 gene encoding homeobox protein BarH-like 1, translated to MQHHLDMGAHYYPPEVYPDHRTHRYRSFMIEEILTDHPEHKVSAPAGEFLKFGVHALLSTRPFHNQLVLKADQTSLLKFPISPLSCSLSSPLGSPLLSAAQGLQIGAASHHLPLDLHLRGKLEHGADGGSKTKKGRRSRTVFTELQLMGLEKRFEKQKYLSTPDRIDLAESLGLSQLQVKTWYQNRRMKWKKIVLQGGGLESPTKPKGRPKKNSIPSSEQLSEQERSATDADPEGSSSQSESTQEE